The Tripterygium wilfordii isolate XIE 37 chromosome 4, ASM1340144v1, whole genome shotgun sequence genome has a window encoding:
- the LOC119997094 gene encoding IQ domain-containing protein IQM2-like, with amino-acid sequence MGISFSGPFAEYGDVENELESVFVKSISFGDDKEKTPVRSVSFKRQDSIPTILKSLGSGKMIFEGSVSFKGIEGEAMISIKPSSLDEENNVPITPIKTKRNDVNNHSPRSDSPVGMCQPMILDSSNPKHEAAIRLQKVYKSFRTRRKLADCAVLVEQSWWMLLDFAELKRSSISFFDSKEHESAMSRWSRARTRAAKVGKGLSKNEKAQKMALQHWLEAIDPRHRYGHNLHFYYVKWLQCQSREPFFYWLDIGEGKEVNLDKCARSKLQQQCIKYLGPMERKAYEVTIEDGKFIYKQTGEFLHTTEDAKWIFVLGTSKTLYAGKKKKGTFQHSSFLAGGATTAAGRLVVENGILNAVWPHSGHYCPTEENFRDFISFLKDNNVDLTDVQMMSIDEEDSTSRLRSSKHLRSNSDEDLAENVNVTEIEEVNVEDLTQEKTESMEQEYAAALKPSKSRRLRNLCRKLTDLEIPKKDGLLERLQNENSAAGPSCDNGLVDSPVRDGYETPEEAFTSDQEYTPLEQNLFSEEHEAEVESIPEESILQRINSKKGTKSYQLGKQLSCKWTTGAGPRIGCVRDYPSELQFRALEQVNLSPRSTGHCRTYFSPRNSSGPSPKTSSILWHCSGAVAVTADSPVPEIGSLKQRRTQSSPLQRIGSITGC; translated from the exons ATGGGGATATCATTTTCGGGTCCATTTGCGGAGTACGGTGATGTGGAGAATGAGTTGGAATCTGTTTTTGTTAAGTCTATTAGCTTCGGAGATGATAAAGAGAAAACTCCAGTACGATCAGTCAGTTTCAAAAGGCAAGATTCAATACCCACAATATTGAAATCCTTGGGTTCTGGAAAGATGATATTTGAAGGATCAGTTAGTTTTAAGGGCATAGAAGGAGAGGCAATGATCTCAATCAAGCCTTCTTCATTAGATGAAGAAAATAATGTTCCCATAACACCAATCAAAACAAAGAGGAATGATGTAAATAATCATTCCCCAAGATCTGATAGTCCAGTAGGAATGTGCCAACCCATGATTCTGGATTCAAGCAACCCCAAACACGAGGCTGCAATAAGGTTGCAGAAAGTGTACAAAAGTTTCCGAACCAGAAGAAAGCTAGCAGATTGTGCTGTTCTTGTTGAGCAGAGCTGGTGGATGCTCTTAGACTTTGCTGAACTCAAGCGAAGTTCGATATCTTTCTTTGACAGTAAGGAACATGAATCTGCCATGTCACGTTGGTCACgagcaagaacaagagctgCCAAG GTTGGAAAAGGTTTGTCAAAGAATGAAAAGGCCCAAAAAATGGCCTTGCAACACTGGCTTGAGGCG ATTGATCCACGGCATCGATATGGACACAATCTACACTTCTATTATGTTAAATGGCTTCAGTGCCAGAGTAGGGAACCCTTCTTTTACTG GTTGGATATAGGAGAGGGCAAAGAAGTAAATCTTGATAAATGTGCCAGATCAAAACTTCAACAGCAGTGCATCAAGTATCTTGGTCCA ATGGAAAGGAAGGCCTATGAAGTCACTATCGAGGATGgaaagtttatatacaagcaAACAGGGGAGTTCCTACACACAACTGAAGATGCAAAATGGATTTTTGTCCTAGGCACTTCTAAGACCTTGTATGCtggcaagaaaaaaaagggtACCTTCCAGCATTCGAGCTTCTTGGCTGGAGGAGCCACTACTGCTGCTGGGAGATTAGTTGTTGAAAATGGCATCCTTAAC GCTGTTTGGCCTCACAGTGGTCATTATTGCCCCACAGAAGAGAATTTCAGGGACTTCATTTCATTTCTCAAAGACAATAATGTGGATCTCACCGATGTTCAG ATGATGTcaattgatgaagaagattCAACTAGCAGACTACGAAGCAGTAAGCATCTTAGAAGCAACTCTGACGAGGACTTGGCTGAAAATGTAAATGTTACAGAGATTGAAGAGGTCAATGTTGAAGATTTGACTCAAGAGAAGACTGAATCAATGGAACAAGAATATGCTGCTGCATTGAAACCATCAAAGTCAAGGCGGCTCCGAAACCTTTGTAGAAAATTGACCGATCTTGAAATACCAAAAAAGGATGGATTGCTCGAGAGATTACAAAATGAAAAttctgcagctggaccaagttGTGACAATGGCTTGGTAGACTCTCCAGTGAGGGATGGCTATGAAACACCAGAAGAAGCATTTACCTCAGATCAAGAATACACGCCTCTTGAACAGAACTTGTTTAGTGAAGAACACGAAGCAGAAGTAGAGAGCATTCCCGAAGAATCAATTCTTCAAAGAATTAACTcaaaaaaaggaacaaagtcTTATCAACTAGGGAAGCAATTGTCTTGCAAATGGACAACTGGAGCAGGACCTCGTATAGGGTGTGTGAGGGACTATCCATCAGAGCTCCAGTTCCGGGCTCTGGAGCAAGTGAACTTGTCTCCACGAAGTACTGGACATTGTAGAACATACTTCTCTCCTCGAAACAGTAGTGGACCAAGTCCAAAGACATCATCCATCCTCTGGCATTGCAGTGGTGCAGTGGCAGTGACTGCGGACTCCCCAGTGCCTGAGATAGGGAGTTTAAAACAAAGAAGAACACAGTCCTCCCCATTACAGAGAATTGGATCCATAACAGGTTGCTAA
- the LOC119997093 gene encoding importin-5-like, whose product MDAGSAQQLQQAQLAAILGPDSAPFETLISHLMSSSNELRSQAELLFNLCKQTDPDSLALKLAHILQFSSHLEGRAMSAVLLRKLLTRDDSYLWPRLSPSSQSSMKSLLLSCLQRESTKSITKKLCDTISELASGIVPENGWPELLPFMFQCVQSDSPKLQESAFLIFAQLSQYIGDTLIPHIKHLHVVFLNVLGSSPNPDVKIAALNAVINFIQCLSSSGDRDRFQDLLPAMMKTLTEALNNGNEATAQEALELLIELAGTEPRFLRRQLVDVVGSMLQVAEAESLEEGTRHLAVEFVITLAEARERAPGMMRKLPQFISRLFAILMKMLLDIEDDPAWHTAETEDEDAGETSNYSIGQECLDRLSISLGGNSIVPVASEQLPAYLAAPEWQKHHAALIALAQIAEGCSKVMIKNLEQVLSMVLNSFHDPHPRVRWAAINAIGQLSTDLGPDLQNQYHQLVLPALASAMDDFQNPRVQAHAASAVLNFSENCTPEILSPYLDGIVSKLLVLLQNGKQMVQEGALTALASVADSSQEHFQKYYDAVMPYLKAILVNATDKANRMLRAKSMECISLVGMAVGKDKFRDDAKQVMEVLMALQGSQMETDDPTTSYMLQAWARLCKCLGQDFLPYMSVVMPSLLQSAQLKPDVTITSADSDNDIGDIDDESMETITLGDKRIGIKTSVLEEKATACNMLCCYADELKEGFFPWIDQVAPTLVPLLKFYFHEEVRKAAVSAMPELLKSAKLAVEKGLSQGRNESYIKQLSDFIIPALVEALHKEPDTEICASMLDALNECLQISGPLLDEGQVRSIVEEIKLVITASSSRKQERAERMKAEDFDAEEGELIREENEQEEEVFDQVGEILGTLTKIFKASFLPFFDDLSTYLTPMWGKDKTAEERRIAICIFDDVAEQCRETALRYYDTYLPFLLEACNDKNPDVRQAAVYGLGVCAEFGGSVFKPLVGEALSRLNVVIRHPSALLPENVMAYDNAVSALGKLCRFHRDSIDAAQVVPAWLNCLPIKGDLIEAKVVHEQLCSMVERSDQELLGLKNQCLPKIVAVFAEVLCGKDLATEQTASRMVNLLRRLQQTLPPATLASTWSSLQPQQQLALQSILS is encoded by the exons ATGGACGCCGGGTCGGCTCAGCAACTCCAACAAGCGCAACTCGCCGCCATCTTGGGGCCAGACTCCGCCCCCTTCGAGACGTTGATATCGCACTTGATGTCCTCGTCGAATGAGCTGCGATCCCAGGCTGAGCTCCTCTTCAACCTCTGCAAACAGACCGATCCCGACTCCCTTGCGCTTAAACTCGCTCACATCCTCCAGTTCTCATCTCATCTCGAGGGCCGTGCTATGTCGGCCGTTCTCCTCCGTAAATTGCTAACCCGCGACGACTCTTATCTCTGGCCACGTCTATCCCCTTCCAGTCAATCCTCGATGAAATCATTGTTACTATCGTGTCTTCAGCGTGAGAGTACCAAATCGATAACTAAGAAGCTGTGCGATACTATCTCGGAGCTTGCTTCCGGGATTGTTCCAGAGAACGGTTGGCCTGAATTGCTACCGTTTATGTTCCAGTGCGTGCAGTCAGACTCTCCTAAATTGCAGGAATCGGCGTTTTTGATTTTTGCTCAGCTGTCGCAGTACATAGGAGATACCTTGATTCCTCATATCAAGCATCTGCACGTTGTGTTCTTGAACGTCTTGGGAAGTTCGCCCAATCCGGACGTGAAGATTGCAGCCTTGAACGCGGTGATCAATTTTATCCAGTGCTTGTCGAGTTCGGGTGATCGGGACAGGTTTCAGGACCTGTTGCCAGCCATGATGAAGACTTTGACCGAGGCTTTGAATAATGGTAATGAAGCTACAGCACAAGAAGCACTGGAATTATTGATTGAGTTGGCCGGGACGGAGCCGCGGTTCTTGCGAAGGCAATTGGTAGATGTGGTAGGGTCCATGCTCCAGGTAGCAGAGGCGGAGAGTTTGGAGGAAGGGACCAGGCATTTGGCGGTAGAGTTCGTTATCACGCTTGCTGAGGCCCGGGAGCGAGCACCTGGGATGATGAGAAAGCTCCCGCAATTTATTAGCAGATTGTTTGCGATTCTGATGAAGATGCTTCTGGATATCGAAGACGATCCTGCCTGGCACACTGCGGAGACGGAAGATGAGGATGCTGGAGAGACTAGTAACTATAGTATAGGACAAGAGTGTTTGGATAGGTTGTCGATTTCATTGGGTGGCAACTCTATAGTTCCTGTAGCTtctgagcagttaccagcataTCTGGCTGCTCCAGAGTGGCAGAAACACCATGCTGCGTTAATAGCTCTTGCCCAAATTGCCGAGGGTTGCTCCAAG gtaatgataaaaaatttggaGCAAGTATTGTCAATGGTTCTAAATTCCTTTCATGATCCACACCCTCGTGTAAGGTGGGCCGCTATTAATGCAATTGGGCAACTGTCAACAGATTTGGGTCCAGATTTGCAAAATCAGTATCACCAACTGGTGCTGCCTGCACTAGCTTCTGCAATGGATGATTTCCAGAATCCTCGAGTTCAG GCACATGCTGCTTCAGCGGTCCTCAACTTCAGTGAAAACTGCACTCCAGAAATTTTGTCACCATACTTAGATGGAATAGTGAGCAAGTTGCTTGTGTTGTTACAG AATGGAAAACAAATGGTGCAAGAGGGGGCTTTGACTGCTTTAGCATCTGTTGCTGATTCATCTCAG GAACACTTCCAGAAATATTATGATGCAGTTATGCCGTACCTGAAAGCTATCTTGGTTAATGCAACTGACAAGGCTAATCGCATGCTCCGTGCAAAATCCATGGAATGCATTAGCCTGGTTGGAATGGCTGTTGGAAAGGATAAGTTCCGGGATGATGCTAAGCAG GTCATGGAAGTGCTTATGGCATTGCAAGGATCTCAAATGGAGACAGATGATCCAACAACTAGTTACATGCTGCAA GCATGGGCTAGGCTTTGCAAGTGCCTGGGACAAGATTTCCTCCCATATATGAGTGTTGTCATGCCATCTTTGCTTCAATCTGCCCAACTTAAGCCCGATGTGACCATTACATCTGCAGATTCAGATAATGATATTGGAGACATAGATGATGAAAG TATGGAAACCATTACTCTTGGTGACAAAAGAATTGGAATCAAGACTAGCGTCCTGGAAGAAAAAGCCACAGCTTGTAACATGCTATGTTGCTATGCTGATGAGTTGAAGGAAGGATTCTTTCCATGGATTGATCAG GTTGCTCCAACTTTAGTTCCTCTTCTTAAATTTTACTTCCATGAGGAAGTTAGGAAAGCGGCTGTTTCAG CTATGCCGGAGCTACTGAAATCTGCAAAATTAGCTGTAGAGAAAGGGTTGTCCCAGGGGCGTAATGAGTCCTATATAAAGCAGTTGTCTGACTTTATTATTCCAGCTCTGGTTGAGGCATTACATAAG GAACCAGACACGGAAATCTGTGCAAGTATGTTGGATGCATTGAATGAATGCTTACAG ATTTCTGGGCCACTGTTGGATGAAGGCCAGGTTAGATCCATAGTTGAAGAGATAAAACTAGTAATAACAGCTAGTTCCAGTAGAAAACAAGAGCGGGCAGAAAGGATGAAAGCTGAAGACTTTGATGCTGAAGAGGGTGAGCTGATTAGGGAAGAAAATGAGCAGGAGGAAGAAGTTTTTGACCAA GTGGGCGAAATCTTGGGAACACTGACCAAAATATTTAAAGCCTCTTTCTTGCCTTTCTTCGATGATCTATCTACGTATCTAACTCCTATGTGG GGCAAGGATAAGACAGCTGAAGAGAGGAGGATTGCAATTTGCATATTCGATGATGTGGCAGAGCAGTGTCGTGAGACAGCCCTTAG ATATTACGATACATATCTCCCTTTCCTGTTGGAGGCTTGTAATGATAAGAACCCAGATGTTAGACAG GCAGCTGTATATGGACTTGGTGTTTGTGCAGAGTTTGGTGGATCTGTTTTTAAACCTCTTGTTGGAG AGGCCCTCTCAAGGTTGAATGTTGTGATACGGCATCCTAGTGCTCTGCTACCTGAAAATGTGATGGCATACGATAATGCTGTTTCTGCGTTAGGAAAATTATGTCGGTTTCATCGAGACAGTATAGATGCTGCTCAG GTTGTTCCTGCATGGTTAAACTGTTTACCAATAAAAGGAGATTTGATCGAGGCGAAAGTCGTACATGAGCAGCTTTGTTCGATGGTGGAGAG GTCTGATCAAGAACTCTTGGGCCTCAAAAATCAATGTCTTCCTAAAATCGTTGCAGTATTTGCCGAG GTTTTGTGTGGGAAAGATCTAGCAACAGAGCAAACTGCTAGTCGTATGGTTAATCTGCTAAGGCGACTTCAGCAGACTTTACCTCCAGCGACCTTGGCTTCTACATGGTCATCCTTGCAGCCCCAGCAACAACTCGCATTGCAGTCCATCCTCTCATAG
- the LOC119997095 gene encoding tubulin alpha-5 chain isoform X2: MREIISIHIGQAGIQVGNSCWELYCLEHGIQPDGMMPSDTSVGVAHDAFNTFFSETGAGKHVPRAIFVDLEPTVIDEVRTGTYRQLFHPEQLISGKEDAANNFARGHYTVGKEIVDLCLDRVRKLADNCTGLQGFLVFNAVGGGTGSGLGSLLLERLSVDYGKKSKLGFTIYPSPQVSTAVVEPYNSVLSTHSLLEHTDVAVLLDNEAIYDICRRSLDIERPTYTNLNRLISQIISSLTTSLRFDGAINVDITEFQTNLVPYPRIHFMLSSYAPVISAEKAYHEQLSVPEITNAVFEPSSMMAKCDPRHGKYMACCLMYRGDVVPKDVNAAVSTIKTKRTVQFVDWCPTGFKCGINYQPPTVVPGGDLAKVQRAVCMISNNTAVAEVKESSQKPVKILLLSRKTMRKLELKVSMMKRRVKITDVNVERNMT, translated from the exons ATGAGAGAAATTATAAGCATACACATAGGTCAAGCAGGAATTCAGGTTGGTAACTCATGCTGGGAACTCTACTGCCTCGAACATGGCATTCAGCCCGATGGCATGATGCCTAG TGACACTTCCGTAGGTGTTGCACACGATGCTTTTAATACGTTCTTCAGTGAGACCGGTGCAGGCAAGCATGTGCCTAGAGCTATATTTGTAGATTTGGAACCAACTGTAATTGATGAAGTTAGGACTGGGACGTATCGGCAACTTTTCCACCCGGAGCAGCTTATATCTGGCAAGGAAGATGCTGCTAATAACTTCGCAAGAGGACACTATACAg TTGGGAAGGAAATCGTAGATCTTTGCCTCGATCGAGTGAGGAAGTTGGCTGATAACTGCACTGGTTTGCAAGGATTCTTAGTGTTCAATGCTGTTGGTGGTGGAACTGGTTCCGGTCTAGGTTCTTTGTTGTTAGAACGTCTTTCTGTGGATTATGGAAAGAAGTCAAAGCTGGGGTTCACCATCTATCCTTCTCCACAG GTCTCAACAGCAGTTGTTGAGCCTTACAACAGCGTTCTTTCTACTCATTCCCTTCTTGAGCACACAGATGTTGCTGTTCTCTTGGACAATGAAGCCATATATGACATTTGCCGAAGATCCTTGGATATTGAGAGGCCAACTTACACCAATTTGAACCGATTGATCTCGCAAATTATATCATCGTTGACAACATCGTTAAGGTTTGATGGTGCTATAAACGTGGACATTACTGAATTCCAGACCAACCTTGTACCATACCCCCGTATCCATTTCATGCTTTCTTCATATGCCCCCGTTATCTCCGCTGAAAAGGCCTATCACGAGCAACTATCAGTACCTGAGATCACAAATGCTGTGTTTGAGCCATCGAGCATGATGGCTAAGTGTGATCCAAGACATGGGAAATACATGGCTTGCTGTTTGATGTATCGTGGAGATGTTGTTCCCAAGGACGTCAATGCTGCTGTATCTACTATCAAAACTAAAAGAACTGTTCAGTTTGTTGACTG GTGCCCAACTGGCTTCAAGTGTGGTATCAACTACCAGCCTCCAACAGTTGTACCTGGTGGGGATCTTGCGAAGGTGCAGCGCGCTGTTTGTATGATCAGCAACAACACAGCCGTAGCTGAGGT GAAGGAGAGTTCTCAGAAGCCCGTGAAGATCTTGCTGCTCTCGAGAAAGACTATGAGGAAGTTGGAGCTGAAGGTGTCGATGATGAAGAGGAGGGTGAAGATTACTGATGTAAATGTTGAGCGCAATATGACTTGA
- the LOC119997095 gene encoding tubulin alpha-5 chain isoform X1 — protein MREIISIHIGQAGIQVGNSCWELYCLEHGIQPDGMMPSDTSVGVAHDAFNTFFSETGAGKHVPRAIFVDLEPTVIDEVRTGTYRQLFHPEQLISGKEDAANNFARGHYTVGKEIVDLCLDRVRKLADNCTGLQGFLVFNAVGGGTGSGLGSLLLERLSVDYGKKSKLGFTIYPSPQVSTAVVEPYNSVLSTHSLLEHTDVAVLLDNEAIYDICRRSLDIERPTYTNLNRLISQIISSLTTSLRFDGAINVDITEFQTNLVPYPRIHFMLSSYAPVISAEKAYHEQLSVPEITNAVFEPSSMMAKCDPRHGKYMACCLMYRGDVVPKDVNAAVSTIKTKRTVQFVDWCPTGFKCGINYQPPTVVPGGDLAKVQRAVCMISNNTAVAEVFARIDHKFDLMYSKRAFVHWYVGEGMEEGEFSEAREDLAALEKDYEEVGAEGVDDEEEGEDY, from the exons ATGAGAGAAATTATAAGCATACACATAGGTCAAGCAGGAATTCAGGTTGGTAACTCATGCTGGGAACTCTACTGCCTCGAACATGGCATTCAGCCCGATGGCATGATGCCTAG TGACACTTCCGTAGGTGTTGCACACGATGCTTTTAATACGTTCTTCAGTGAGACCGGTGCAGGCAAGCATGTGCCTAGAGCTATATTTGTAGATTTGGAACCAACTGTAATTGATGAAGTTAGGACTGGGACGTATCGGCAACTTTTCCACCCGGAGCAGCTTATATCTGGCAAGGAAGATGCTGCTAATAACTTCGCAAGAGGACACTATACAg TTGGGAAGGAAATCGTAGATCTTTGCCTCGATCGAGTGAGGAAGTTGGCTGATAACTGCACTGGTTTGCAAGGATTCTTAGTGTTCAATGCTGTTGGTGGTGGAACTGGTTCCGGTCTAGGTTCTTTGTTGTTAGAACGTCTTTCTGTGGATTATGGAAAGAAGTCAAAGCTGGGGTTCACCATCTATCCTTCTCCACAG GTCTCAACAGCAGTTGTTGAGCCTTACAACAGCGTTCTTTCTACTCATTCCCTTCTTGAGCACACAGATGTTGCTGTTCTCTTGGACAATGAAGCCATATATGACATTTGCCGAAGATCCTTGGATATTGAGAGGCCAACTTACACCAATTTGAACCGATTGATCTCGCAAATTATATCATCGTTGACAACATCGTTAAGGTTTGATGGTGCTATAAACGTGGACATTACTGAATTCCAGACCAACCTTGTACCATACCCCCGTATCCATTTCATGCTTTCTTCATATGCCCCCGTTATCTCCGCTGAAAAGGCCTATCACGAGCAACTATCAGTACCTGAGATCACAAATGCTGTGTTTGAGCCATCGAGCATGATGGCTAAGTGTGATCCAAGACATGGGAAATACATGGCTTGCTGTTTGATGTATCGTGGAGATGTTGTTCCCAAGGACGTCAATGCTGCTGTATCTACTATCAAAACTAAAAGAACTGTTCAGTTTGTTGACTG GTGCCCAACTGGCTTCAAGTGTGGTATCAACTACCAGCCTCCAACAGTTGTACCTGGTGGGGATCTTGCGAAGGTGCAGCGCGCTGTTTGTATGATCAGCAACAACACAGCCGTAGCTGAGGTGTTTGCACGCATTGATCACAAATTTGATCTCATGTATTCAAAGAGGGCGTTTGTTCACTGGTATGTAGGTGAAGGCATGGAGGAAGGAGAGTTCTCAGAAGCCCGTGAAGATCTTGCTGCTCTCGAGAAAGACTATGAGGAAGTTGGAGCTGAAGGTGTCGATGATGAAGAGGAGGGTGAAGATTACTGA